The Bernardetia sp. genome contains the following window.
TACTTGTTCTGGAGTCATAAAATATGACTCTTCGGAAGGCTCAATGTTCATAATCCTATCCAAGCCAAACGTTCTGACTTCATTGTATTTTCTGACCCAACCAATCAGATACCACATATTTCGGTATTCTTTGAGTAAATACGGATGAATATTGTAGGGTTTTGTATGAGGTTCGTTGTGCTTCTGATAGAAGATTTTAATGACGTTTTGCTCTGAAATATGATAGATGAGTTCTTTGAGTTGGTGTGTTCCCTTTCCTTTGTAAATGGACTGTTCTACTTGAATAATTCGCTGTACATTTTTCTGAACTTCGGATGTTTTGGCAATTTCCATTCCGTCCAATACTTTATCTACTGCCCCAGAAAATTCATTGAAAATAGGCAGTTCTCTAAATTCTCCCAAAAGTGATTCTACAAAAGCCATAGCAAGTTGCTCATCGTCGGAAAGATTGACAGACAAAAATTTGTATTTGGGGTCATCGTAAGAGTAGCCTTTCATTTTTTTGCTGTACTTGATAGGCGCATCAAATTCGTCTCGCATAGCAGCTAAATCTTTTTCAATCGTGGAAGCCGAAGAAACTCCAAAACGCTCTTGGCACGCCTCCAAAAGTTCGTCTTTGGTAGGAAAAGGCTTGAATTTGCTACGCAACATTTGGTCGATGAGCAAATAACGGAAAAAAGCAAGTTTGGTAGCTGCCATGAATCAATTACGAATTATTTAATTACGAAATACTATTCCACGAAGTTAATTACGAATGGTTTTTGTCTAACAGACAATTTTTAATTCGTG
Protein-coding sequences here:
- a CDS encoding helix-turn-helix transcriptional regulator, producing the protein MAATKLAFFRYLLIDQMLRSKFKPFPTKDELLEACQERFGVSSASTIEKDLAAMRDEFDAPIKYSKKMKGYSYDDPKYKFLSVNLSDDEQLAMAFVESLLGEFRELPIFNEFSGAVDKVLDGMEIAKTSEVQKNVQRIIQVEQSIYKGKGTHQLKELIYHISEQNVIKIFYQKHNEPHTKPYNIHPYLLKEYRNMWYLIGWVRKYNEVRTFGLDRIMNIEPSEESYFMTPEQVQFNPEEFYNHCIGVSALKQKPEDIILSFDPFQGKYIKSQPLHHTQEVLVDDENEYRIRLH